In Rickettsia endosymbiont of Gonocerus acuteangulatus, the following are encoded in one genomic region:
- a CDS encoding UbiX family flavin prenyltransferase: MKKIIIAISGASGAIYGIHLLEVLKEQNIETHLIISDGAALTIKAETEYSIEKVKALANYHYSNKAIGAAIASGSFKTSGMIIAPCSMRTLASVAHTMEDNLITRAAGVVLKDKRKLVLMTRETPLHTGHIENMLKVANYGGIIAPPMPAFYSKPKEIDDIINHSIARVLDLFDIETNLIKRWSGL; this comes from the coding sequence ATGAAAAAAATTATTATAGCAATTTCTGGAGCTTCAGGGGCAATATATGGTATCCATTTACTTGAAGTATTAAAAGAACAAAATATAGAGACTCATCTAATTATTTCAGATGGAGCCGCTCTTACTATAAAAGCTGAAACTGAATATTCTATAGAAAAGGTAAAAGCTCTTGCAAATTATCATTATAGTAATAAAGCTATAGGAGCTGCTATTGCAAGCGGTTCGTTTAAAACTTCTGGCATGATAATAGCACCATGCAGTATGAGGACTTTAGCTAGCGTTGCTCATACAATGGAAGATAATTTAATTACTAGAGCAGCAGGAGTAGTATTAAAAGATAAAAGAAAACTCGTTTTAATGACTCGCGAAACACCTTTGCATACAGGACATATTGAAAATATGCTGAAAGTAGCAAATTATGGCGGAATTATAGCACCACCAATGCCGGCTTTTTATAGCAAACCTAAAGAGATAGATGATATAATAAACCACTCTATCGCTAGAGTTTTAGACCTTTTCGATATCGAAACTAATCTAATTAAAAGATGGAGTGGGCTTTAA
- a CDS encoding transposase gives MFYLVLEFSKLQAIPINRTDYCQFLIVSQKNYSLTYYAEHAKKCSHDVINRFLRNEKYTPSLLWEHIKNDVIFSSNGYTIFDDTVLNKRNTKQIEVARSQYSGATGRVTKGIGVVSLVYYNPDINKFWVIDYRIFAPDHDGATKLEHLLNMLNNAVYSKKIPFQTVLFDTWYSTHKIMQHVDSLGKYYYAPIKANRNVSKTHDSKPYKAVKELTFSDEEIRHGVEIHIKGFAKNKHVNLFKFTVPTNRVEYVVTNNQNLRYVIANMLKTLITQQCFIVKHFIISLNSWALYQT, from the coding sequence TTGTTCTACTTAGTCCTTGAATTTTCAAAGTTGCAAGCAATACCAATTAATAGGACAGATTATTGTCAATTTTTAATAGTTAGCCAAAAGAATTATAGTTTAACCTACTACGCTGAACATGCAAAGAAATGTAGTCATGATGTTATTAATAGATTTTTAAGGAATGAAAAATATACACCTTCTTTGTTATGGGAACACATCAAGAATGATGTTATTTTTTCATCTAATGGATATACAATATTTGATGATACGGTTTTAAATAAAAGGAATACGAAGCAAATAGAAGTTGCAAGATCGCAGTACAGTGGAGCTACAGGTAGAGTTACTAAAGGTATAGGAGTAGTGAGTCTGGTATATTATAACCCTGATATTAATAAGTTTTGGGTAATAGATTATCGAATTTTTGCACCTGATCATGATGGAGCAACAAAACTAGAACACCTATTAAACATGTTAAATAATGCTGTTTATAGCAAGAAGATTCCTTTTCAAACAGTACTTTTTGACACATGGTATTCTACACACAAAATTATGCAACATGTTGACTCTCTGGGGAAATATTATTATGCCCCTATTAAAGCCAATAGAAACGTTAGTAAAACGCACGATTCTAAACCTTATAAAGCTGTAAAAGAGTTGACATTTTCAGATGAAGAGATCAGGCATGGAGTAGAGATTCATATAAAAGGCTTTGCTAAAAATAAGCATGTTAATTTGTTTAAATTTACTGTTCCTACCAACAGAGTTGAGTATGTTGTTACCAATAACCAAAACTTACGCTATGTTATAGCAAATATGCTAAAAACTCTTATTACACAGCAATGTTTTATAGTGAAGCACTTCATAATATCCCTTAATTCATGGGCATTATATCAAACATAG
- a CDS encoding helix-turn-helix domain-containing protein has product MMNRKYRHLSREERYEIKRMYDLGVSINKIAQHLTRSKSTISMELKRNKVKDKYMPCVAQEKYENRMYQQELLKIEKNPMLLDYIKNAMIRKKWSPDAIAGKLKLDKNTALCISTESIYRFVYTSAVAAKLKLYSYLPSKRYKSKKEGRGVKGSLYHKGSQYISVMQ; this is encoded by the coding sequence ATGATGAACAGAAAATATAGACACTTATCTCGAGAAGAGAGATATGAGATAAAAAGAATGTATGACCTAGGAGTCAGTATTAATAAGATAGCACAACATCTTACGAGGTCTAAAAGCACTATTAGTATGGAGCTAAAAAGAAATAAGGTAAAAGATAAGTATATGCCTTGTGTTGCTCAGGAAAAATATGAAAACAGGATGTATCAGCAAGAGTTATTAAAAATAGAAAAGAACCCTATGTTGTTAGATTATATTAAAAATGCTATGATTCGCAAGAAATGGTCGCCGGATGCTATAGCCGGAAAGTTAAAACTAGACAAAAATACAGCTTTGTGTATCAGTACAGAAAGTATATATAGATTTGTTTACACTTCTGCAGTAGCAGCTAAATTAAAGTTATATAGCTATTTACCTTCTAAAAGATATAAAAGCAAGAAAGAGGGAAGAGGCGTCAAAGGATCATTATACCACAAAGGATCTCAATACATCAGCGTGATGCAATAG
- a CDS encoding IS30 family transposase, which translates to MIIPQRISIHQRDAIATKKVEVGHFEADLTFHKGNQSMNIGALVDKKSQKIILVLNNSKRATTVTNGFLRKIKTLPNSVRKTITMDNGKEFVGHVAYRLSGFQTFFCDPYRPRQKALVEKMNSMIHRILPKNTDITTVTQRGLDNVAEILNNMPRKIFGYKTPNEIWAENL; encoded by the coding sequence ATCATTATACCACAAAGGATCTCAATACATCAGCGTGATGCAATAGCTACGAAAAAGGTAGAAGTAGGGCATTTTGAGGCAGATCTTACATTTCATAAAGGTAATCAAAGTATGAATATTGGTGCACTGGTGGATAAAAAGAGTCAAAAGATTATTTTAGTGCTGAATAACTCCAAGAGAGCTACAACAGTTACCAATGGTTTTTTAAGAAAGATAAAAACTCTTCCAAATAGTGTGAGAAAGACTATTACTATGGATAATGGCAAAGAGTTTGTGGGGCATGTTGCCTATAGACTATCTGGGTTTCAAACTTTCTTTTGTGATCCATACCGCCCTAGACAAAAAGCATTAGTGGAAAAAATGAATTCTATGATTCATAGAATTTTACCTAAAAATACAGATATTACTACCGTTACACAAAGAGGTCTTGACAATGTTGCTGAGATTTTAAATAACATGCCAAGAAAGATTTTTGGTTATAAAACCCCCAATGAAATTTGGGCAGAAAATTTATAG
- a CDS encoding IS30 family transposase: protein MMNRKYRHLSREERYEIKRMYDLGVSINKIAQHLTRSKSTISMELKRNKVKDKYMPCIAQEKYENRMYQQELLKIEKNPMLLDYIKNAMIRKKWSPDAIAGKLKLDKNTALCISTESIYRFVYTSAVEAKLKLYSYLPSKRYKRQKRGKRRQRIIIPQRISIHQRDAIATKKVEVGHFEADLTFHKGNQSMNIGALVDKKSQKIILVLNNSKRATTVTNGFLRKIKTLPNSLRKTITMDNGKEFVGHVAYRLSGFQTFFCDPYRPRQKALVEKMNSMIHRILPKNTDITTVTQRGLDNVAEILNNMPRKIFGYKTPNEIWAENL, encoded by the coding sequence ATGATGAACAGAAAATATAGACACTTATCTCGAGAAGAGAGATATGAGATAAAAAGAATGTATGACCTAGGAGTCAGTATTAATAAGATAGCACAACATCTTACGAGGTCTAAAAGCACTATTAGTATGGAGCTAAAAAGAAATAAGGTAAAAGATAAGTATATGCCTTGTATTGCTCAGGAAAAATATGAAAACAGGATGTATCAGCAAGAGTTATTAAAAATAGAAAAGAACCCTATGTTGTTAGATTATATTAAAAATGCTATGATTCGCAAGAAATGGTCGCCGGATGCTATAGCCGGAAAGTTAAAACTAGACAAAAATACAGCTTTGTGTATCAGTACAGAAAGTATATATAGATTTGTTTACACTTCTGCAGTAGAAGCTAAATTAAAGTTATATAGCTATTTACCTTCTAAAAGATATAAAAGGCAAAAAAGAGGGAAGAGGCGTCAAAGGATCATTATACCACAAAGGATCTCAATACATCAGCGTGATGCAATAGCTACGAAAAAGGTAGAAGTAGGGCATTTTGAGGCAGATCTTACATTTCATAAAGGTAATCAAAGTATGAATATTGGTGCACTGGTGGATAAAAAGAGTCAAAAGATTATTTTAGTGCTGAATAACTCCAAGAGAGCTACAACAGTTACCAATGGTTTTTTAAGAAAGATAAAAACTCTTCCAAATAGTTTGAGAAAGACTATTACTATGGATAATGGCAAAGAGTTTGTGGGGCATGTTGCCTATAGACTATCTGGGTTTCAAACTTTCTTTTGTGATCCATACCGCCCTAGACAAAAAGCATTAGTGGAAAAAATGAATTCTATGATTCATAGAATTTTACCTAAAAATACAGATATTACTACCGTTACACAAAGAGGTCTTGACAATGTTGCTGAGATTTTAAATAACATGCCAAGAAAGATTTTTGGTTATAAAACCCCCAATGAAATTTGGGCAGAAAATTTATAG
- a CDS encoding aromatic amino acid transport family protein translates to MGSVLLTYSIFTSITILPAYIVTILVPNAFITVLGFAGMILVIIAILLPAYLLYKAKIKNFYYPELKKKYLIVISVIIGIFIMGYELTNTIIGIL, encoded by the coding sequence ATAGGTTCTGTTCTACTTACTTATAGTATTTTCACTTCTATTACTATATTACCAGCTTATATTGTAACAATACTAGTTCCTAATGCTTTTATTACAGTTTTAGGGTTCGCCGGTATGATACTAGTAATAATTGCAATTTTATTGCCTGCTTACTTATTATATAAAGCAAAAATAAAAAATTTTTATTATCCTGAACTAAAAAAGAAATATTTAATTGTTATATCAGTAATTATTGGAATATTTATTATGGGATATGAACTTACTAATACGATTATCGGTATTTTATAA
- a CDS encoding aromatic amino acid transport family protein, which produces MPAIVYIIWTCSVLTVIHHENPVFYQQMVVGNVEVGELVKELSSIAKWQSVQLLVWIISTLAIATSVIGVGVGLCDSLKVSFSNLKCNLRIRDIIAASENSRTK; this is translated from the coding sequence ATTCCAGCAATAGTATATATAATTTGGACATGTAGCGTTCTTACTGTAATACATCATGAAAATCCGGTATTTTATCAACAGATGGTTGTAGGCAATGTTGAAGTAGGAGAGTTAGTTAAAGAATTAAGCAGTATAGCAAAATGGCAATCCGTACAATTGCTAGTGTGGATAATCTCTACTTTAGCTATAGCTACCTCAGTAATTGGTGTAGGTGTAGGTCTATGTGATTCTCTTAAAGTAAGTTTTTCAAACCTAAAGTGTAATTTAAGGATTCGTGATATAATAGCTGCTTCTGAAAATTCAAGGACTAAGTAG
- a CDS encoding replicative DNA helicase, which produces MARNKANNDKNIDNGEANTVLARVLPSNTQAEQMLIGAILTNNELLNYVSEFLRSEHFFESIHQKIYKGIEVITEKGLIATPITLRSMLVNDELFAEMEGAEYLAKLVTMSMMVINPIDYGKIIYDLAIKRYLINIGEEVVNDAYNSSLEFEAKEQIERAESKLYDLASEGINEKSFTKIAIPISESIASINRAMKNNDHVIGISTGLIDLDSKLFGFHNSDLVILAGRPAMGKTAFALNLALNACNNMLLRNKRDNQEVQSVGFFSLEMSSEQLTTRLLSMSAGIDSTILRTGMINEANYNRLRKEAIALSELSFFIDDTPALTISAIRTRARRMKRKHNLGILFVDYLQLIRGVSKSDNRVNEVSEITQGLKAIAKELNIPVIALSQLSRAVELREDKRPMLSDLRESGSIEQDADIVMFIYREEYYLSRKEPAASDPKHAEKYAEWQNNMSKAHNITDIIIAKHRSGPVGNVQLFYDSQYSKFVNLEIKHPMHPR; this is translated from the coding sequence ATGGCACGTAATAAAGCAAATAATGATAAAAATATAGATAACGGTGAAGCAAATACTGTATTAGCAAGAGTTTTACCTTCAAATACTCAGGCAGAACAGATGCTTATTGGGGCAATTTTAACCAATAATGAATTACTAAACTATGTATCAGAATTTTTACGCAGTGAACATTTTTTTGAATCTATTCACCAAAAAATTTATAAAGGAATTGAAGTAATTACCGAGAAAGGTTTAATAGCTACTCCTATAACCTTACGTAGTATGCTAGTGAATGATGAGCTTTTTGCTGAAATGGAGGGAGCTGAATATTTAGCAAAATTAGTCACTATGTCAATGATGGTAATTAATCCTATTGACTATGGTAAAATAATATATGATTTAGCAATAAAACGTTATTTAATAAATATTGGTGAGGAAGTAGTAAACGACGCATATAATTCTTCTTTAGAGTTTGAAGCAAAAGAACAAATTGAACGAGCTGAATCTAAGCTTTATGATTTAGCTAGTGAAGGGATAAATGAAAAAAGCTTTACCAAAATTGCTATACCTATTTCAGAGTCGATTGCTAGCATAAACAGAGCAATGAAAAATAATGATCATGTGATAGGTATATCTACTGGCTTAATTGATTTAGATAGTAAACTGTTTGGTTTTCATAATTCTGATCTCGTAATTCTTGCAGGACGTCCCGCTATGGGTAAAACAGCCTTTGCTTTAAATTTAGCTTTAAATGCTTGCAATAACATGCTTCTTAGAAATAAGCGTGATAATCAAGAAGTGCAATCTGTGGGATTTTTCTCTCTAGAAATGTCCTCCGAGCAGCTTACAACACGTTTGCTTTCAATGAGTGCAGGAATTGACTCCACTATTCTTCGTACAGGAATGATTAATGAAGCAAATTATAATCGCCTTCGCAAAGAAGCAATAGCTTTATCAGAATTATCATTTTTTATTGACGATACTCCTGCTTTAACTATTTCAGCTATAAGAACACGTGCTAGAAGAATGAAACGCAAGCATAATTTAGGTATATTATTTGTCGATTATTTACAATTAATTAGAGGAGTAAGTAAATCCGATAATAGGGTTAATGAAGTTTCGGAAATCACCCAAGGTTTAAAAGCCATAGCCAAAGAATTAAATATTCCTGTCATCGCATTATCTCAGCTATCTAGAGCAGTAGAGCTTCGTGAGGATAAAAGACCTATGCTATCCGATCTTAGAGAATCAGGAAGTATTGAACAAGACGCCGATATAGTTATGTTTATCTACCGAGAAGAATATTATCTAAGCAGAAAAGAGCCTGCAGCAAGCGACCCTAAACATGCCGAAAAATATGCTGAATGGCAAAATAATATGAGTAAAGCACATAATATTACCGATATTATAATTGCAAAACACCGCAGCGGTCCCGTTGGAAATGTTCAGCTATTCTACGATAGTCAATATTCTAAATTTGTTAATCTAGAAATAAAACACCCAATGCATCCAAGATAG
- a CDS encoding primosomal protein N' has translation MQIAKILLPAVKLFPLDYLIAEDLSLNIGDLVVVPFRNKELTGIVWEFANIPEIKKLKTIKEKVPLNLTITSEVLDLIKWMSNYYMAELGSIAKLVLPVDIAEKPIKVKEQKINNNFTLPDLSEEQKQALQMLNDSNKPILIKGVTGSGKTEVYFHLIAEYLAKGKQALVMLPEIALSTQIINRFKERFGFDPIIWNSSVTKAQKKMILRGILEDKVKIVIGARSSLFLPFKKLGLIVIDEEHDDSYKQDDGVLYNARDTAIVRSTFDKAQIVLCSATPSIETIYNANIGKYSLISLSSRYKNAVLPNIEMIDMTKEELPKNCYLSNILIKAIKKNLENKEQTLLFLNRRGYAPLMLCKSCGHRFTCKYCSSWMVVHKNSKKLECHHCGYQSKIFNSCPECLEDESLAICGPGIERIEEEAKTLFPNSKIAVISKDHVKNPEKIAQLLHQMENLEIDILIGTQMITKGYHFPNLTLVGVVDADLGSNHVDLRSSERAFQLLHQVGGRAGRGNSKGMVYLQSYYPDNIIFSYIKDEREDNFFVNELEVRKTADMLPFSKMASIILSGTNEHKILEIAKNMVRIAPEAQVKILGPASSLMSKLAGKYRFRILIIADKKFNLQKYLKFWLEQVKIPSFCHIKIDVDPKSFY, from the coding sequence ATGCAAATAGCAAAGATATTATTACCAGCAGTAAAATTATTTCCTCTAGATTACTTAATAGCTGAAGATTTATCATTAAATATAGGTGATCTTGTTGTAGTACCTTTTAGAAACAAGGAATTAACCGGCATAGTATGGGAGTTTGCTAATATTCCTGAGATAAAGAAGCTAAAAACTATAAAAGAAAAAGTACCGCTAAATTTAACTATAACTTCAGAAGTTTTAGACTTAATTAAATGGATGAGTAATTACTATATGGCTGAGCTTGGTAGTATAGCTAAATTAGTATTACCAGTAGATATAGCCGAAAAGCCAATTAAAGTTAAAGAACAGAAAATAAATAATAATTTTACGTTGCCTGATTTATCAGAAGAGCAAAAACAGGCGTTACAAATGTTAAACGATAGTAATAAACCAATTCTTATTAAAGGTGTTACTGGTTCAGGTAAAACAGAAGTTTATTTTCATCTAATAGCAGAATATTTAGCGAAAGGTAAGCAAGCACTTGTGATGCTTCCAGAAATAGCACTAAGCACGCAAATTATTAATCGTTTTAAGGAGCGTTTTGGGTTTGATCCTATAATATGGAATTCAAGCGTTACAAAAGCTCAAAAGAAAATGATTCTAAGAGGCATATTAGAGGATAAAGTTAAGATAGTAATTGGGGCTAGGAGTAGCTTATTTTTGCCTTTTAAAAAACTTGGATTAATAGTTATTGATGAAGAGCATGACGATTCTTATAAACAAGATGATGGTGTATTATATAATGCAAGAGATACTGCTATAGTTAGAAGTACATTTGATAAAGCACAAATAGTTTTATGTTCGGCAACGCCCTCTATTGAGACAATATATAATGCAAATATAGGAAAATATAGTTTAATTAGCTTAAGTAGTAGATATAAAAACGCTGTTTTACCAAATATTGAAATGATTGACATGACAAAGGAGGAGTTACCTAAAAATTGTTATTTGTCTAATATTTTAATAAAAGCTATTAAAAAGAATCTAGAAAACAAAGAGCAAACGCTTTTATTTCTCAATAGAAGAGGTTATGCCCCTTTAATGCTATGTAAATCTTGCGGTCATAGATTTACTTGTAAATATTGCTCTAGCTGGATGGTAGTGCATAAAAACTCCAAAAAGCTTGAATGTCATCATTGTGGTTATCAAAGTAAAATTTTTAACTCTTGCCCTGAATGCTTAGAAGATGAATCTTTAGCTATTTGCGGTCCTGGAATAGAACGTATAGAGGAAGAGGCAAAAACGCTTTTTCCAAATAGTAAAATTGCTGTGATAAGTAAGGATCATGTTAAAAATCCAGAAAAGATAGCTCAGCTTCTACATCAAATGGAAAATCTAGAAATTGATATATTAATAGGAACACAAATGATAACAAAAGGTTATCATTTTCCAAATCTTACTTTAGTTGGAGTAGTTGATGCTGATCTTGGAAGTAATCATGTTGATCTTAGATCAAGTGAGAGGGCTTTTCAGTTGCTTCATCAAGTAGGTGGTAGAGCAGGGCGAGGAAACTCTAAAGGTATGGTATATTTACAAAGCTATTATCCTGATAATATTATTTTTAGCTATATTAAAGATGAGCGAGAAGATAACTTTTTTGTCAACGAGTTAGAAGTAAGAAAAACTGCTGATATGCTGCCATTCTCGAAAATGGCATCAATAATTCTATCCGGTACAAATGAGCATAAGATTTTAGAAATTGCTAAGAATATGGTACGAATTGCTCCAGAAGCACAGGTGAAAATTTTAGGACCAGCAAGCTCGTTAATGTCAAAACTTGCTGGTAAATATCGCTTCCGAATACTTATTATTGCTGATAAAAAATTTAATCTGCAAAAATATTTAAAATTTTGGTTAGAGCAAGTTAAAATTCCATCCTTTTGTCATATAAAAATAGATGTCGACCCAAAAAGTTTTTATTAG